From a single Rosa rugosa chromosome 7, drRosRugo1.1, whole genome shotgun sequence genomic region:
- the LOC133719848 gene encoding uncharacterized protein LOC133719848 — MGTSSPGTGGSIDLNFGSTGSTGAGGSIDINFGPAGGSIDINFGSTSSTGAGGSIDLNFGSTASTGGQSSMEQRGGVRQEFETLPLFPVHGEDVYGNPKTTSEEGSAYDYYFGGSGGYNRGSPVSLELSLNPSGATD; from the exons atgggaactagttctcctggtactggtggatccattgatctcaattttgggtccactggttctactggtgctggtggatccatcgacatcaattttgggccagctggtggatccattgacatcaattttgggtccactagttctactggtgctggtggatccattgatctcaattttggttccactgcttctactg gaggacaatcttccatggaacaacgaggaggagttcgccaggagtttgaaactcttcctctgttccccgtgcacggcgaggacgtctatggtaacccgaagactacttccgaggaaggtagcgcatatgattactatttcggtggctcaggcggttacaaccgtggatctccagtttctcttgagctcagcctcaacccatccggagctactgattag
- the LOC133723326 gene encoding pentatricopeptide repeat-containing protein At5g65560-like: MASRLLSRALRSLASKNQATSHIPISASSASSLIQPKLHKRNLLFPSSPCPTSLSHPSFTSIRLFSSQPSHKLKNNVSDQPNPKAVTLTSIIHEHAEAGRTKDALDVYKKFIAAGIFPEYDTYNALITALAADPKFVGDARECVLHMMTNGIRNHPDVGAYLAVYDGFVKQGNADEGKRFLKEIKAKRLRGVDVESVREALKDKADDEVQGVIDILMDDKIGKSTRPLESLYETYKTVDAHLKNNTHEDLQSDEDFLENAKIAFTFIMGRECYMMFDALIQDGLTEEAMEIRASILDTGKVPGVVFFSGWINSIDLVPGRTEEAIEVFQRMLSVGTAPSAYTYTVLIKVLTKDPKFIGDAKKYLLEMVNNGMRPNAKTYKSVVEAFAGADRIEECWELMKQMKAKGIELD; the protein is encoded by the exons ATGGCGTCAAGGTTGTTATCTCGGGCCCTGCGTTCTCTTGCCTCCAAAAACCAAGCTACTTCTCATATACCCATCTCTGCTTCTTCTGCTTCCTCTCTGATTCAACCAAAGCTTCACAAAAGGAACCTTCTTTTTCCCTCCTCACCTTGTCCCACCTCTCTGAGTCACCCCAGTTTCACTAGCATTAGGCTCTTCAGCTCCCAACCCAGCCACAAGCTGAAAAACAACGTTTCAGACCAACCCAACCCCAAAGCTGTCACCCTCACCAGCATCATCCACGAGCACGCCGAGGCCGGCCGGACCAAGGACGCTCTCGATGTCTATAAGAAATTCATCGCCGCCGGAATATTCCCAGAATATGACACTTACAATGCCCTGATCACGGCACTCGCCGCAGACCCAAAATTTGTTGGGGATGCCAGGGAGTGTGTGCTGCACATGATGACCAACGGTATCCGCAACCACCCAGATGTCGGTGCTTACTTGGCCGTGTACGACGGGTTTGTGAAGCAGGGCAACGCCGACGAGGGGAAGCGGTTTCTGAAAGAGATTAAAGCTAAGCGCTTGCGTGGAGTTGATGTGGAGTCTGTGAGGGAGGCTCTCAAGGACAAAGCAGATGATGAGGTTCAAGGGGTCATTGACATTCTGATGG ATGACAAGATTGGCAAGAGCACCAGACCCCTAGAGTCTTTGTATGAGACTTACAAAACGGTGGACGCCCATTTGAAGAACAACACACATGAAGATTTGCAGAGCGACGAAGACTTCTTAGAGAATGCAAAGATAGCGTTCACGTTTATTATGGGACGTGAGTGCTATATGATGTTTGATGCTTTGATACAAGACGGCCTCACCGAAGAGGCTATGGAGATCAGGGCCTCCATCCTAGACACGGGTAAAGTACCTGGTGTGGTCTTCTTCTCCGGCTGGATTAACTCCATCGACCTTGTTCCAGGGAGAACAGAGGAGGCTATTGAGGTGTTCCAGCGGATGTTATCCGTCGGAACCGCGCCCAGTGCATATACTTATACTGTTCTAATCAAGGTACTCACCAAAGACCCCAAATTCATTGGTGATGCCAAGAAGTACTTGCTGGAAATGGTGAACAATGGAATGCGGCCCAATGCCAAGACTTACAAATCTGTGGTTGAGGCGTTTGCTGGGGCGGACAGGATAGAGGAATGCTGGGAATTAATGAAGCAGATGAAGGCCAAGGGCATTGAGCTAGATTAA